From the genome of Verrucomicrobiota bacterium:
TCGACAAGCGACTAGTGAGTGAGGCTGACACGGTTAGTATAAGCAGATCGAGCACAGAATGGCGAGCCATGATTTCACGAGCGCCATTCATAATCCTTCATCAGGAGAGTGTCTGAAAAACGTGGCCGCCGATGTGAGGAGGCGGATTCCACGCGACACAATGCACCTTGGTCCGCCTCTTTACGTCGGCGGCTACGCTTCCAGAATCGCAACAACCGCCGCGTAATTCTGGGTGTGGCTAAGACTGACAAGCACCGCGCGCGCATACCGTTTTTCCAGCAACTCTTTTCCTTTGCCGTGCAGAACGACGTAAGGTTCGCCCGATTCCTTGCGGCAGATCTCCATGTCGTGCCAGCCGAGTGATGCGCCGATGCCGGTGCCGAACGCCTTGGAGATCGCTTCCTTGGCCGCGAACCGCGCGGCGATGAAAGGCGCGGGATTTTTGTGTGAGAGACAATAGGCAATCTCCGCCGGATGCAGGATGCGGTTCACGAACCGTTCGCCGAACTTCTCAAAGGACGTGCGGATGCGTTCCACCTCAATGATGTCGATGCCTGTGCCAAGGATCACAAGATAGTTGAGGGTTGAGAGTTGAGAGTTGAGAGAAGCAAAAAGACAATCACGTCAACCCGGATAGTTTTCCATCAGCTTGAGCATTTCTTTGACGGCGGTGGCGAGGCCGACCGTGACGGCGCGGCTGATGATGCTGTGACCGGTGTTCAATTCGATCAAGTGAGGCACACGGTGAATCTCAGATGTATTCTGATAATTCAACCCATGCCCGGCGTTGACCTTCAATCCCAGCGCATGCGCCTGTTTCGCGCCGGCAATCAACCGCTGGATTTCAATTTCAGGTTTCTGCTTTCCGCTTTCTGCTTTTCCAAACTCTTCCGCGAACGCGCCGGTGTGGAGTTCGACGAACTGCGCGCCGACACGTGCCGAGGCTTCAATCTGCGCCGCGTCGGGCGCGATGAACAAGCTGACCTCGATGCCGGCATCGTTCATCTTTTTCCGGGTCTCGGCCAGTTCCTGCCAATGACCGGCGACGTCGAGTCCGCCTTCCGTCGTGACTTCCTGGCGGCGTTCAGGCACGAGGCAGACGACGTGCGGCTTCTGTTTCAGCGCAATGGCGATGATCTCCGGCGCATTGGCCATCTCGAAATTGAGCCGGGTCTTGATCGCTTCCTTCAACTTCCAAATATCGCGATCCTGAATGTGCCGCCGGTCTTCGCGCAGATGGACGGTGATGCCGTGCGCGCCCGCCGCTTCGCCAATCAAAGCCGCAGCGACGGGGTCCGGCTCGCCCCACTCGCGCCCGCGATAGCGCGCTTCGCGCAACGTGGCGACGTGGTCGATGTTGAGTCCGAGTTTTAACATTGGATGCAGTTCCGCACGGCAGGACGTTTATTGCCAAAGTTGCATCACCTTGGCAAACGGAATAAGAATTTAGGGCTATGCACTTGAATCTCCTTCAGCTTTCGGCAGGCGCGGCGACACTCCCTCTCATTCCGCTGCGGGAGGAGAGGGCTGGGGAGAGGAGGAACTTTTGCTCGAAAACCCCTCTCTCCGGCTCTCTCCCCGCTCGTCCCTCGCAGGGAGAGAGGGAGAAACTGCGTTGACCTCACGCTCCGGTTCGATAAGGGGAATCAAGTTCAGTGTCATATTAGAATTAAGATTGCCTTGGCGCGAACAAGCTTGCTTTGATGCGTCGTGCTCTGGGTGCGTTCGCTCTTGAAATACTGGCTGGCCGTCGTCCTCTGGATGTTGATCATCTTTTCCTTTTCCGGCGACACCCAATCTGGCCAGCACAGTTCGCGGATCATCGGACCGATTCTCCACTGGCTTTTCCCGGACATGCCGCAGACGCGGGTTGACGAAATCGTGTTCTTCGCGCGCAAGTGCGCCCATGAAGCTGAATACGCCGTGTTCGCCATCCTGCTTTGGCGCGCGCGCAACAAACCGTCCAAGGACAAACGCCCCGCCTGGCGATGGTCGGAGGCCCGGTTCATTGTGTTGCTGGCGATGGCTTATGCCGCCACGGACGAATTTCACCAGGCTTTCGTGCCGAGTCGCGAGAGTTCGGTGGTGGATGTACTGATTGACGCATTTGGCGCGGCGCTTGGTTTGATTTTGGTCTGGGGTTTTGGCCGGTGGCGAAGATACTGGTGATACCGAATGAAACGACCACTCGTAATGGTGGCGTTGCTTTACAGTGGCGGCCTGTTGCTGGCCGACTTTTTACAGGTGCCACTGGTGGGACTAATTGTTGTCACGCTCAGTCTCGCCGTGGGCGCATTGTTGTGGGCCAAGGCGCGCTCCGTGCTCCTCGGCCTCCTTGTCCTCCTGGCGGGTTGGACCAATCTCACACTTCGCACCGCGATTATTTCGCCAATTGATTTGCGCGTGGTGGTCGGTGAGCGGACCGAATTCATCACACTCCGGGGCGCGCTGAGCGAAACGCCCTACCAGCGTGTTTACGAACACCACGACCAAGAACCATCGTGGCGCACGATGTCACTGGTGGATGTCAGTGAACTGCGGTTCCAAAAACAAATCTGGCGACCCACTTTTGGTGGCGTCGCCATCAGCACGCCGGGAATTCTTTCCTCCAACTTCTTCGCCGGACAAACCGTGGAAGTCACCGGCATTCTCCGCGCGCCGAAAGGTGCCGTGGCGGATGGGCTTTTCGATTACCGAACTTATCTGCGCCGCCAGGGAATTTATTACCAGTTACAGGTTGCCTCGCTGAGAGACTGGGAAATTGTTTCCTCCACCAACGCGCCGCCATCACCGCCCATTTCGGATCGTTTTTTCGTCTGGGCCAAGAGAACGCTCGCGCTAGGCTTGCCGGTGGAAGATGAACCGCTTCGTTTGCTCTGGGCGATGACACTCGGCTGGAAGACTGCGCTCACGAACGAAGTCAACGAACCGTTCATGCGCTCCGGCACGATGCACATTTTTGCGATCAGTGGACTGCACATCGCGTTGATAGCCGGCATCCTTGTCGCGGTGCTGCGGGTGCTGCAAGTGCCGCGCGCCGTTTGCGGCTTGGTGGTGATCCCGCTGATCTGGTTTTACACCGGCGTTACGGGCTGGCAGGCGTCGGCGATTCGCTCCACCGTCATGATGACGATCATCATTGCCGGCTGGTCGCTCAAACGCCCCAGTGATCTGCTGAATTCGCTGGCCGCCGCCGCGTTCATCATTTTGATCTGGGACCCGCAGCAACTTTTTCAAGCCAGCTTTCAACTTTCCTTTTTTGTCGTGTTGAGCCTGGCGCTGTTCGTGCCGGTGCTGGAAAAGATCCGCAAACGATGGCTGCAATCCGATCCCTTGTTGCCCGGCGAATTGCGTCCCCGCTGGCAACGCTGGCTCAACGTGCCGATCTATTATGTCACCGCCGGTCTGACCACTTCACTGGCGGCGTGGTTGGGATCGATTCCTTTGATCGCTTACTACTTTCATCTGTTCACGCCGGTTAGTTTGCTCGCCAACTTGATTGTCGTGCCGCTGAGCAGTCTCGCCTTGATGAGCAATCTTGCCAGCCTCATCGTCGGTGGTTGGTTTCCCGCCTGCGCTGAATTGTTCAACCACAGCGCCTGGTTTTGGATGCTGTTGATGCTGCGCGTCAGCGAATGGGCGGCGAACCTGCCGGGCGGTTGCGTTTATATCGCCGCGCCTTCGGCCATCGGTTTCATCTTCTACTACGCGCTGCTCGTCAGCCTGATGGGCGGCTGGCTCAAGCGGCCGCGCTGGCGGGTCTGGGTCGCGGCTGGACTGGCATTGCTCGGTGTCGCCTGGTTGTCCCATTGGCAACAAGAACGAACGACCACACGCCTGACGATTCTTCCGTTGAACGGTGGCCACGCGGTTTACTTCGACGCACCCGGCCACAAGAATGATCTGCTGGTAGATTGCGGAAACACGAACGCGGCCCAATTCATCGTGAAGCCATTTCTGCGCGCGCAAGGCGTGAACCGGTTGAACCGACTGCTGCTCACTCACGGCGACCTGCGGCAGGTGGGCGGAGCGGAACTGGTTGGCGACGCTTTTTCAGTGAAACAAATCGCCACCAGTCCCATCCAATTCCGCTCGCCGACCTACCGAAATATTTTGGAACGGTTGGAACGCAATCCTGAAAAACGGCAACACGTCGCCCGTGACGACCGAATCGGCCCGTGGACCATACTGCATCCGAAGTCGGACGACCATTTTCCACAGGCAGACGACAGTTCGGTGGTGTTGTCCGGCAATATTCAAGGCACGCGCATTCTGCTGCTCTCGGATTTGGGGCGGCCGGGTCAGGAAGTTTTGCTGGAACGCACGCCGGAGTTGCGTGCCGACATCGTGGTCACGGGCCTGCCGACCGGCAGCGAACCAATCAGCGACGCATTGCTCGATGTTGTTCAACCGCGAGTGATTGTCATTACCGACTCGGAATTTCCCGCCACGCGTCGCGCGAACGAGAAGTTGCGGGAACGTTTGGCGAAAAGAAATGCGCAAGTGATTTACACGCGCACGAGCGGAGCGGTCACATTTTTCCTTCGTGCGAACCATTGGGAATTGAAGCCGATGAGCGGAGATCGGTTGCTAAAGTAAATTTCCTGATTGGACTAGGCACTTAATTCCCCTTGGCCCATCCGACACGCTAAAGCGTGAACTCCAACGCCGCGCGAGGGCCGTTTCCGTTGGAGTTCAACCTTTAGGTTGTCCCCCGTTTGCCTGAAGGGGAATCAAGTGCATAGCCCGATTTCCTGATAAGAATTCGCCGCCCTCTCACCCGGCCTTCGACCACCCTTTCCATGTACCTACTTCCTACCCAACCCACCCCTGACCCCTCCCAAGAGGGGGACAATCCACCGTGCGCTGCTCCCCTCCTGGGAGGGGCCGGGCGGTGGGTTCAGCGGTTCAATGCGCGAATTTTTGTTTCGGGAATCTCTCTCGCCATCGGAAAAGGAGAGGGAAGGGGTGAGCGGTAATCCGGAAATTGATTTTGGTAAACAGTGCGGGAGTTAAGCTGTTGTAGCGGCAGGCGAGGGACTTCTGACGCCACATTTGCTGCGTCGCGGCCGGTGTCAGCGGCCCTTGACCACGATGACCGACACGTAGCGAGCTTTGGGAATGACGAACTTCTTCAACTCCACGGAAACGGTTTGCGGTTTGAACTCCTTCAGAATCATTTCGGCCATCGCCGTTGCCAGCGTCTCAATCAGTTTCCAACTCCTCCCTTCGCCGAAATGAAGCAACCGATTCGCGACCGCGTGATAGTCAATGGTGCTCCACAAGTCATCCCGGGTCGCCGCCGCCGAGAAATCATGCCCCATCTCCACTGTCACGAGCAAACGCTGGGGTTGCGCGCGTTCCGCGTCCGGCACGCCGACACGCGAAAATATTTCCAGTTCGGAGATCGTGATCTTATCCATTCCGTTTCTCCTGCCGTCCTCTGTTTAGCACCACCTCCAACAGGGCGCGCGTCGGTTGGTTGATCGGCATCGCCAGCGCTTGCGGCAGAGTCACCCAGCGAAATTCGCGCGCTTCCTCGTTCAATTTGACCTGCGGTTCGCCCACGCAACGCGCAGTGTAATTGAGCAGAACAAAATGCGCGTCCCGATAAAATTCCTTCGAGTTGATGCAATCCTGAACCATCACGAACTCAATTCCGGTCATGTCCAGATCGGTTTCCTCCTTGATTTCGCGACGCAAGGCGGCAACTGAACCCTCGCCGCGCTTGATTTTCCCGCCGGGAATGCCCCAGAGGTTCGACCACTTGTGCGTGCGGATCATCAGGACTTCATCGGCGTCATTAAAAATCAATGCCCCGACGGTGACGACGGGCGCGCCGTTCATTTCGGCGGAATTTGAGCCTGGTTTCAAATGCAGTTCGT
Proteins encoded in this window:
- a CDS encoding pyridoxine 5'-phosphate synthase, which encodes MLKLGLNIDHVATLREARYRGREWGEPDPVAAALIGEAAGAHGITVHLREDRRHIQDRDIWKLKEAIKTRLNFEMANAPEIIAIALKQKPHVVCLVPERRQEVTTEGGLDVAGHWQELAETRKKMNDAGIEVSLFIAPDAAQIEASARVGAQFVELHTGAFAEEFGKAESGKQKPEIEIQRLIAGAKQAHALGLKVNAGHGLNYQNTSEIHRVPHLIELNTGHSIISRAVTVGLATAVKEMLKLMENYPG
- the folB gene encoding dihydroneopterin aldolase, translating into MDKITISELEIFSRVGVPDAERAQPQRLLVTVEMGHDFSAAATRDDLWSTIDYHAVANRLLHFGEGRSWKLIETLATAMAEMILKEFKPQTVSVELKKFVIPKARYVSVIVVKGR
- a CDS encoding VanZ family protein encodes the protein MLWVRSLLKYWLAVVLWMLIIFSFSGDTQSGQHSSRIIGPILHWLFPDMPQTRVDEIVFFARKCAHEAEYAVFAILLWRARNKPSKDKRPAWRWSEARFIVLLAMAYAATDEFHQAFVPSRESSVVDVLIDAFGAALGLILVWGFGRWRRYW
- a CDS encoding ComEC/Rec2 family competence protein, producing MKRPLVMVALLYSGGLLLADFLQVPLVGLIVVTLSLAVGALLWAKARSVLLGLLVLLAGWTNLTLRTAIISPIDLRVVVGERTEFITLRGALSETPYQRVYEHHDQEPSWRTMSLVDVSELRFQKQIWRPTFGGVAISTPGILSSNFFAGQTVEVTGILRAPKGAVADGLFDYRTYLRRQGIYYQLQVASLRDWEIVSSTNAPPSPPISDRFFVWAKRTLALGLPVEDEPLRLLWAMTLGWKTALTNEVNEPFMRSGTMHIFAISGLHIALIAGILVAVLRVLQVPRAVCGLVVIPLIWFYTGVTGWQASAIRSTVMMTIIIAGWSLKRPSDLLNSLAAAAFIILIWDPQQLFQASFQLSFFVVLSLALFVPVLEKIRKRWLQSDPLLPGELRPRWQRWLNVPIYYVTAGLTTSLAAWLGSIPLIAYYFHLFTPVSLLANLIVVPLSSLALMSNLASLIVGGWFPACAELFNHSAWFWMLLMLRVSEWAANLPGGCVYIAAPSAIGFIFYYALLVSLMGGWLKRPRWRVWVAAGLALLGVAWLSHWQQERTTTRLTILPLNGGHAVYFDAPGHKNDLLVDCGNTNAAQFIVKPFLRAQGVNRLNRLLLTHGDLRQVGGAELVGDAFSVKQIATSPIQFRSPTYRNILERLERNPEKRQHVARDDRIGPWTILHPKSDDHFPQADDSSVVLSGNIQGTRILLLSDLGRPGQEVLLERTPELRADIVVTGLPTGSEPISDALLDVVQPRVIVITDSEFPATRRANEKLRERLAKRNAQVIYTRTSGAVTFFLRANHWELKPMSGDRLLK
- a CDS encoding holo-ACP synthase, whose translation is MILGTGIDIIEVERIRTSFEKFGERFVNRILHPAEIAYCLSHKNPAPFIAARFAAKEAISKAFGTGIGASLGWHDMEICRKESGEPYVVLHGKGKELLEKRYARAVLVSLSHTQNYAAVVAILEA